One window of Brevibacillus choshinensis genomic DNA carries:
- a CDS encoding serine/threonine protein kinase: MRIDQHVLQSFLQEVKVESQSPDDPVVVLHTPYPWELVGTGNYAAVFAHPDYPSLVIKLYAPGRPGWEQEVEVYHKLGETRSFPICYHSEEGYLVLKRINGISLFDCIRFGIPILPQVIEDVEEALSEARRKGLFPHDVHGKNVLMDQGRGYLIDVSDYYKNIPDSKWKDLRKAYYRIYLPFLKDRGWKIPLWVLDAVRKGYRWYKKGRRLFK, encoded by the coding sequence ATGCGTATTGATCAACACGTACTGCAAAGTTTTTTACAAGAGGTCAAGGTCGAAAGCCAATCACCTGATGATCCTGTCGTCGTCTTGCATACACCATACCCGTGGGAATTAGTCGGAACGGGCAATTATGCCGCCGTTTTTGCCCATCCTGACTATCCGAGCCTCGTGATCAAGCTGTACGCGCCAGGTCGCCCAGGCTGGGAACAAGAAGTAGAGGTGTATCACAAACTGGGAGAGACCCGTTCCTTTCCGATCTGCTATCATTCAGAGGAAGGCTACCTGGTGCTCAAACGGATCAATGGCATCTCTTTGTTTGACTGTATCCGTTTTGGGATTCCGATCTTACCTCAAGTCATAGAGGACGTAGAGGAAGCACTCTCGGAGGCCAGGAGGAAAGGGCTGTTTCCCCATGATGTTCACGGGAAAAACGTGCTGATGGATCAAGGACGGGGATATTTGATTGATGTCTCGGATTATTACAAAAATATTCCAGACAGCAAATGGAAGGATTTACGTAAGGCGTATTACCGCATTTACCTCCCATTCTTGAAGGATCGAGGGTGGAAAATCCCGCTTTGGGTGCTGGATGCCGTACGTAAAGGCTACCGATGGTATAAAAAGGGAAGGCGCTTGTTCAAGTAA
- the lspA gene encoding signal peptidase II, which produces MPLYYLIAAVIIALDQWTKQLVVKHMERGESIPLIADVFHLTSHRNMGAAFGILQNQRWLFIVITLAVVIGIVYSLIRIGKKQPRVSLALSLVLGGAVGNFIDRVATGQVVDFLDFTLINFPIFNVADMAITIGVAILLLDVLLEGRKNSR; this is translated from the coding sequence ATCCCATTGTATTATCTCATTGCTGCAGTCATTATCGCGCTTGATCAGTGGACCAAGCAGCTGGTTGTCAAACATATGGAACGAGGAGAATCGATTCCTCTCATTGCAGACGTTTTTCATCTTACGTCCCATCGGAATATGGGAGCTGCATTTGGTATTTTGCAAAATCAACGTTGGTTATTTATCGTCATCACGCTTGCGGTTGTGATCGGGATCGTCTATTCCCTCATTCGGATCGGAAAGAAACAACCACGCGTGTCGCTGGCTCTGTCGCTCGTATTGGGTGGAGCAGTCGGTAATTTCATCGACCGTGTGGCAACAGGTCAGGTCGTAGATTTCCTCGACTTTACGCTGATCAATTTTCCGATTTTCAACGTGGCTGACATGGCCATTACGATTGGTGTTGCGATTTTGCTGTTAGACGTATTGCTCGAAGGAAGAAAGAACTCTCGGTAA